A genomic window from Promicromonospora sukumoe includes:
- a CDS encoding aldo/keto reductase → MSDLPLRRLGRSGLSVPVVGLGCNNLGRAGTVTETAEGATALVDAAIDAGVTFFDTADAYGARPGLSEELLGSALKGRRDDVLVATKFGLDVQGANGQDFGSRGSRRYIVRAAEASLRRLGTDWIDLYQLHAPDPATPVDETLAALDDLVRSGKVRYVGHSNFRGWQVADAEHVARAQGGLSGTRFVSAQNKYSLLARGLEREVLPAAKEYGIGILPYHPLENGLLTGKYSGGARPDGSRLVTTKPQLLDTAPWAALDRFGAFCRERGVTETDVAFSWLLTRPEVSSVIAGATRPEQVRGNAQAWTWTPTAEDLAELDEIFPA, encoded by the coding sequence ATGTCCGACCTTCCCCTGCGCCGTCTCGGGCGCTCCGGCCTGTCCGTTCCCGTCGTCGGGCTGGGGTGCAACAACCTCGGCCGCGCTGGCACCGTCACCGAGACCGCGGAGGGGGCGACGGCCCTGGTCGACGCCGCGATCGACGCGGGCGTGACCTTCTTCGACACCGCGGACGCCTACGGCGCGCGGCCCGGCCTGTCCGAGGAGCTGCTCGGCTCCGCCCTCAAGGGGCGCCGCGACGACGTGCTCGTCGCCACGAAGTTCGGGCTGGACGTTCAGGGCGCGAACGGTCAGGACTTCGGGTCGCGCGGGTCGCGCCGGTACATCGTCCGGGCCGCCGAGGCGTCGCTGCGCCGGCTCGGCACGGACTGGATCGACCTCTACCAGCTGCACGCGCCCGACCCGGCGACCCCGGTCGACGAGACGCTCGCCGCACTGGACGACCTGGTCCGCTCCGGGAAGGTCCGCTACGTGGGCCACTCCAACTTCCGGGGCTGGCAGGTGGCCGACGCCGAGCACGTGGCTCGCGCCCAGGGCGGCCTGAGCGGCACCCGCTTCGTCTCCGCGCAGAACAAGTACTCCCTGCTGGCCCGAGGGCTGGAGCGGGAGGTGCTGCCCGCCGCGAAGGAGTACGGGATCGGCATCCTGCCGTACCACCCGCTGGAGAACGGCCTGCTCACGGGCAAGTACTCGGGCGGCGCCCGGCCCGACGGCTCCCGCCTGGTCACGACCAAGCCCCAGCTCCTCGACACGGCGCCCTGGGCTGCGCTCGACCGGTTTGGCGCGTTCTGCCGCGAGCGCGGCGTGACCGAGACCGACGTCGCGTTCTCCTGGCTGCTGACGCGGCCCGAGGTCTCGTCGGTCATCGCGGGGGCCACCCGGCCCGAGCAGGTGCGCGGCAACGCCCAGGCCTGGACCTGGACGCCGACGGCGGAGGACCTCGCGGAGCTCGACGAGATCTTCCCCGCCTGA
- a CDS encoding 3-methyladenine DNA glycosylase: MAPEEWLPLAAAHAERADALTAVWRAARAAGRKHAIEDFLFTYYPTRVAHLRRWHPGAGVALVLPDGGAEAPGATPDGDAPDVPNAPSATNAPHADDRTTWRWHRTTDGEIVTLDPDAFLADRGDTVRYVRGLLSATSSRAGTFGCFGLHEWAMVYRDREAGRDQRHPLPLRLGHEGTDAVVEANPVRCSHFDAFRFFTPEATSRNQLQPSRATQVGMEQPGCLHANMDLYKWCLKLGPAVPGDLLLDAFELARDIRWTDMAASPYDVSAYDVAAVQIETPHGKAEYVRRQRDFAQRSNALRERLLRVCDALLGAQ, from the coding sequence CTGGCTCCCGAGGAGTGGCTGCCCCTTGCCGCCGCGCACGCCGAGCGCGCGGACGCGCTCACCGCGGTCTGGCGCGCGGCCCGCGCGGCCGGCCGCAAGCACGCGATCGAGGACTTCCTCTTCACGTACTACCCCACCCGCGTCGCGCACCTGCGCCGCTGGCACCCGGGAGCCGGCGTCGCGCTCGTGCTGCCCGACGGCGGGGCGGAGGCTCCCGGAGCGACGCCCGACGGCGATGCGCCCGATGTACCCAACGCGCCCAGTGCAACCAATGCACCCCATGCGGACGACCGCACCACGTGGCGCTGGCACCGCACTACCGACGGGGAGATCGTCACGCTCGACCCCGACGCGTTCCTGGCCGACCGCGGCGACACCGTGCGGTACGTGCGCGGGCTGCTGTCGGCGACGTCGTCCCGCGCGGGGACCTTCGGGTGCTTCGGGCTGCACGAGTGGGCCATGGTCTACCGCGACCGCGAGGCGGGCCGCGACCAGCGGCACCCGTTGCCGCTCCGGCTTGGGCACGAGGGCACCGATGCCGTGGTCGAGGCCAACCCCGTGCGCTGCTCCCACTTCGACGCGTTCCGGTTCTTCACGCCTGAGGCGACGTCGCGCAACCAGCTCCAGCCCAGCCGCGCCACCCAGGTCGGCATGGAGCAGCCGGGGTGCCTGCACGCCAACATGGACCTGTACAAGTGGTGCCTCAAGCTCGGTCCGGCCGTGCCCGGGGACCTGCTGCTCGACGCGTTCGAGCTGGCCCGCGACATCCGCTGGACCGACATGGCGGCCTCCCCGTACGACGTCTCCGCGTACGACGTCGCCGCCGTCCAGATCGAGACGCCCCACGGCAAGGCGGAGTACGTACGGCGGCAGCGCGACTTCGCGCAGCGGTCGAACGCGCTGCGCGAGCGTCTGCTGCGAGTCTGCGACGCACTGCTCGGCGCGCAGTAA
- a CDS encoding lytic polysaccharide monooxygenase auxiliary activity family 9 protein, with the protein MRESAPHTPVARVVLGIFAVLALTLTALVATPSALTPKAEAHGWVVSPPSRQDHCAKRTVSWSCNGVEWEPQSVEAPKGSMLCSGGSRFTTLDNGSLAWPRTSISSTHTFQWTLTAFHRTASWEYFVDGRLFKTVNDNGATPPATVTHTLSGLPSGNHTILARWNVYDTAMAFYACMDVNVGGGASAGKTAVDAGQQATGGRLVAARL; encoded by the coding sequence ATGAGAGAGTCCGCACCGCACACACCCGTCGCCAGAGTCGTGCTCGGCATCTTCGCCGTCCTGGCCCTGACCCTGACGGCGCTGGTCGCCACGCCGAGCGCCCTGACGCCCAAGGCCGAGGCACACGGCTGGGTCGTCTCGCCGCCCAGCAGACAGGACCACTGCGCCAAGCGGACCGTGAGCTGGTCCTGCAACGGCGTCGAATGGGAGCCGCAGAGCGTCGAGGCGCCCAAGGGGTCCATGCTCTGTTCGGGCGGCAGCCGCTTCACCACCCTCGACAACGGCTCTCTCGCCTGGCCGCGCACCAGCATCAGCAGCACACACACCTTCCAGTGGACCCTGACGGCCTTCCACCGCACGGCCAGCTGGGAGTACTTCGTGGACGGCCGGCTCTTCAAGACGGTGAACGACAACGGGGCCACGCCGCCCGCGACCGTCACCCACACGCTCTCGGGCCTCCCGAGCGGCAACCACACGATCCTCGCCCGGTGGAACGTGTACGACACGGCCATGGCGTTCTACGCGTGCATGGACGTCAACGTCGGCGGCGGCGCGAGCGCCGGCAAGACGGCGGTCGACGCCGGACAGCAGGCGACCGGCGGACGCCTGGTGGCCGCCCGCCTGTGA
- a CDS encoding lytic polysaccharide monooxygenase auxiliary activity family 9 protein gives MNRARSTSPQIRLLLSALAALAVAAAFLVAAPSALLPQAQAHGWITSPPSRADHCATGNVSFDCGGLQYEPQSVEAPKGSTQCSGGSGFSVLDDDSLAWPRTTISGDTTFRWQITARHSTSTWEYFVDGQLFKTFDDGGAQPGATVEHTLSGLPAGDHTILARWNIADTINAFYQCVDVTVSGAAAVDAGSSTQAPAAFSARGTLSAV, from the coding sequence GTGAATCGTGCACGCAGCACCAGCCCGCAGATCCGACTCCTGCTCTCCGCGCTCGCGGCCCTGGCGGTCGCGGCGGCCTTCCTCGTCGCCGCCCCGAGCGCGCTGCTGCCGCAGGCCCAGGCCCACGGCTGGATCACGAGCCCGCCGAGCCGCGCGGACCACTGCGCCACCGGCAACGTCAGCTTCGACTGCGGCGGCCTCCAGTACGAGCCGCAGAGCGTCGAGGCGCCGAAGGGCTCCACGCAGTGCTCCGGCGGCAGCGGCTTCAGCGTGCTCGACGACGACTCGCTGGCCTGGCCGCGCACCACCATCAGCGGCGACACCACGTTCCGCTGGCAGATCACCGCCCGGCACTCCACGTCCACCTGGGAGTACTTCGTGGACGGCCAGCTCTTCAAGACCTTCGACGACGGCGGCGCCCAGCCCGGCGCGACCGTCGAGCACACGCTGAGCGGCCTGCCGGCCGGCGACCACACCATCCTGGCCCGCTGGAACATCGCGGACACCATAAACGCGTTCTACCAGTGCGTCGACGTGACCGTCTCCGGTGCAGCCGCGGTGGACGCCGGTTCCAGCACGCAGGCACCGGCCGCCTTCAGCGCGCGAGGGACCCTGAGCGCCGTCTGA
- a CDS encoding phosphotransferase has product MSSTLVGISPTPVEVPPVVHNLAGRLRPVATVVPVWRNEYGGFTARLEDSARLEDRTNAPGRTTPRAAGRSSYLKWVPHGSACPDPFAEADRLVWAGSFAPLPRVLDVGRNRYGSWLLTEAVERDGAIATSAIEPRWRSLAKRSAIAIGLGLRQLHDLLPVDTCSFVRTAELRVAALTRSAAVALCGTPLGDPPSVDRLVVCHGDATVPNTLLDRAGRFVAHVDVGDLGVADRWSDIAVTTRSVTRRYGPGLEPLVLAAYGVAPDPVRTRYYRALWDAEEAVRVRRVAQRAEPRYPDPNGRGHLRRAS; this is encoded by the coding sequence GTGTCGAGCACGCTGGTCGGCATCAGTCCGACACCCGTCGAAGTACCGCCCGTCGTGCACAACCTGGCCGGACGACTGCGGCCCGTGGCGACGGTCGTTCCCGTGTGGCGCAACGAGTACGGCGGTTTCACCGCCCGGCTCGAGGACAGTGCCCGGCTTGAGGACCGCACCAACGCACCCGGGCGGACGACGCCGCGAGCCGCCGGGCGCAGCTCGTACCTCAAGTGGGTCCCCCACGGTTCGGCCTGCCCCGACCCCTTTGCAGAGGCCGACCGGCTGGTCTGGGCCGGCTCGTTCGCCCCGCTCCCCCGCGTTCTTGACGTCGGCCGCAACAGGTACGGGTCCTGGCTGCTGACCGAGGCCGTCGAGCGGGACGGAGCGATCGCGACGTCCGCGATCGAGCCCCGCTGGCGCTCCCTGGCGAAGCGGTCCGCGATCGCCATCGGACTCGGCCTGCGCCAGCTCCACGACCTGCTCCCCGTGGACACCTGCTCGTTCGTCCGGACGGCGGAGCTGCGCGTGGCCGCCCTCACGAGGAGCGCCGCGGTCGCCCTGTGCGGCACGCCCCTGGGTGACCCGCCGTCCGTCGACCGGCTCGTCGTGTGCCACGGCGACGCGACGGTGCCGAACACGCTGCTCGACCGGGCCGGCCGCTTCGTGGCGCACGTCGACGTCGGCGACCTGGGTGTCGCCGACCGGTGGTCCGACATCGCGGTCACCACGCGCAGCGTCACCCGGCGCTATGGCCCTGGCCTGGAGCCGCTGGTCCTGGCCGCCTACGGCGTCGCGCCTGACCCTGTACGGACCAGGTACTACCGGGCCCTCTGGGACGCCGAGGAGGCGGTCCGCGTGCGGCGGGTCGCGCAGCGGGCCGAACCGCGCTACCCCGACCCGAACGGCAGAGGTCACCTACGGCGCGCGTCGTAG
- a CDS encoding DUF418 domain-containing protein, whose amino-acid sequence MPTHPVPTLPAPASSSAGIVSGPRGATGRILALDVLRGIAILGTLASNIWLFSTPGGPAAWISDGFATADPVRTVLQALSNGKFLALLTLLFGVGLELQYRSMVRRGLPWPGRYALRAAILFVEGLLHYVLVFEFDVLMGYAIASLLAAYLVGRSDRVVRVWGGVVAGVYVVLVVALTALLAMTSGVTSDQGAASGQDGSSGQGDGAAGLSTASWLDQVLLRITHMDVFRIELLLIVPSATVLFLVGSRLVRAGMFSMTEEGARLRRRLAWVGLGVGVPLNALTTWAGPSWVLVDRYLVPPLVALGILALGTTLVARTRPGATPSLLRRGIEGVGRTALSCYVLQNVLASAICYDWGLGLAGGDPWQVALIWAAISLTLMVAAPLWLRRWPRGPIELVMHRVYDARRR is encoded by the coding sequence GTGCCGACCCATCCAGTGCCGACCCTTCCGGCGCCGGCATCGTCGTCGGCAGGGATCGTCTCCGGCCCGAGGGGCGCGACCGGGCGGATCCTCGCGCTCGACGTCCTGCGCGGGATCGCGATCCTCGGCACCCTCGCCAGCAACATCTGGCTGTTCAGCACCCCGGGCGGCCCTGCGGCCTGGATCTCGGACGGCTTCGCGACGGCGGACCCGGTGCGAACGGTGCTGCAGGCGTTGTCGAACGGGAAGTTCCTCGCGCTCCTCACGCTGCTCTTCGGGGTGGGGCTCGAGCTGCAGTACCGCTCGATGGTGCGCCGCGGCCTGCCGTGGCCCGGTCGGTACGCGCTGCGGGCCGCGATCCTCTTCGTCGAGGGCCTCCTGCACTACGTGCTGGTCTTCGAGTTCGACGTGCTCATGGGGTATGCGATCGCCTCCCTCCTCGCCGCCTACCTGGTCGGGCGCAGCGACCGGGTCGTGCGGGTCTGGGGCGGCGTGGTGGCCGGCGTCTACGTCGTGCTGGTCGTGGCGCTCACGGCGCTGCTCGCGATGACCTCTGGCGTAACGAGCGACCAAGGCGCAGCGAGCGGGCAGGACGGATCAAGTGGGCAGGGCGACGGCGCCGCCGGCCTGTCGACGGCGAGCTGGCTGGACCAGGTCCTGCTGCGGATCACGCACATGGACGTCTTCCGCATCGAGCTGCTCCTCATCGTGCCGTCGGCCACGGTGCTGTTCCTGGTGGGGTCGCGTCTGGTCCGGGCCGGGATGTTCTCGATGACCGAGGAGGGCGCGCGCCTACGCCGTCGGCTGGCCTGGGTCGGGCTGGGGGTCGGCGTCCCGCTGAACGCGCTGACTACCTGGGCCGGGCCGAGCTGGGTGCTCGTGGACCGCTACCTGGTGCCGCCGCTGGTCGCGCTCGGCATCCTCGCGCTGGGCACGACGCTCGTCGCCCGCACCCGTCCGGGAGCCACCCCGAGCCTGCTGCGCCGGGGGATCGAGGGCGTGGGGCGGACGGCGCTGTCCTGCTACGTGCTGCAGAACGTCCTCGCCTCGGCGATCTGCTACGACTGGGGTCTCGGCCTCGCGGGCGGCGACCCGTGGCAGGTCGCGCTCATCTGGGCGGCCATCTCGCTGACCCTGATGGTGGCGGCGCCCCTGTGGCTCCGGCGGTGGCCGCGCGGACCCATCGAGCTGGTGATGCACCGGGTCTACGACGCGCGCCGTAGGTGA
- a CDS encoding aminoglycoside 3'-phosphotransferase: protein MTIPIEAVSVPDVVSELAGDGLVTPAWRNELGGLTFRVDPTADAADAAEPTPRAAYYVKWMPYSDRATTERVDLANEAARMRWAAPYTPVPHVLDVGSDEEAKWLVTAAMPARSAVDPRWLAEPETAARAIGAGLRALHDVLPVDECPWTWSVEDRIAVAEDRAARGHAADGWSLETRARLADAPEHDRLVVCHGDACAPNTLLADDGTWAGHVDLGGLGVGDRWADLAVATYSLGWNYGSGYDHLVYEGYGIDEDPDRVAYYRLLWDLG from the coding sequence ATGACGATCCCCATCGAAGCCGTCTCGGTGCCTGACGTCGTCTCCGAGCTCGCCGGTGACGGACTCGTCACGCCGGCCTGGCGCAACGAGCTGGGCGGCCTGACCTTCCGGGTCGACCCCACGGCGGACGCGGCAGATGCGGCAGAACCGACGCCGCGAGCGGCCTACTACGTGAAGTGGATGCCCTACTCGGACCGCGCCACGACCGAACGTGTGGACCTGGCCAACGAGGCCGCACGGATGCGATGGGCGGCGCCGTACACGCCGGTGCCGCACGTGCTCGACGTGGGTTCGGACGAGGAGGCGAAGTGGCTGGTGACGGCCGCGATGCCCGCACGCTCCGCCGTCGACCCCCGCTGGCTGGCCGAGCCGGAGACCGCAGCGCGGGCGATCGGCGCCGGGCTCCGGGCGCTCCACGACGTCCTGCCGGTCGACGAGTGCCCCTGGACCTGGAGCGTCGAGGACCGGATCGCCGTCGCCGAGGACCGGGCGGCCCGCGGCCACGCGGCCGACGGCTGGTCGCTCGAGACCCGGGCGCGTCTCGCTGACGCGCCCGAGCACGACCGGCTCGTCGTCTGCCACGGCGACGCCTGCGCGCCCAACACCCTCCTCGCCGACGACGGCACCTGGGCGGGGCACGTGGACCTCGGCGGTCTGGGCGTCGGCGACCGCTGGGCCGACCTCGCCGTCGCGACCTACAGCCTCGGATGGAACTACGGCTCCGGCTACGACCACCTGGTGTACGAGGGGTACGGGATCGACGAGGACCCCGACCGGGTCGCCTACTACCGCCTCCTGTGGGACCTCGGATGA
- a CDS encoding AAA family ATPase codes for MSANDPGPGLLVVTGPPGSGKSTVCEALADRWEPSVLVEGDAFFRFLRRGMIPPWLPEAHAQNDTTVRAAAASAGGFAAGGMAVVYDGVIGPWFLPAFTRLTGLDVIDYVVLLPPVETCLKRVETRIGHGFTDLDAARHMHDDFVRATTSDPGAASPPGVVLTDLPDDVAGVADAIIAAMASGRSRYTVAD; via the coding sequence ATGAGCGCGAACGATCCTGGGCCCGGCCTGCTCGTCGTGACGGGGCCGCCGGGCTCGGGCAAGTCCACGGTGTGCGAGGCCCTGGCCGACCGCTGGGAGCCGAGCGTCCTGGTCGAGGGCGACGCGTTCTTCCGGTTCCTGCGCCGCGGGATGATCCCGCCGTGGCTGCCGGAGGCACACGCCCAGAACGACACGACGGTCCGCGCCGCCGCGGCCTCCGCGGGCGGCTTCGCAGCCGGTGGGATGGCCGTGGTGTACGACGGCGTGATCGGGCCGTGGTTCCTGCCCGCCTTCACGCGGCTGACCGGCCTCGACGTGATCGACTACGTGGTGCTGCTGCCGCCCGTCGAGACCTGTTTGAAGCGCGTCGAGACCCGCATCGGCCACGGGTTCACCGACCTCGACGCCGCCCGGCACATGCACGACGACTTCGTCCGGGCGACGACGTCGGACCCGGGGGCCGCGAGCCCGCCCGGGGTGGTGCTGACGGACCTGCCGGACGACGTCGCCGGGGTAGCCGACGCGATCATCGCCGCGATGGCCTCGGGCCGCTCCCGCTACACGGTCGCGGACTGA
- a CDS encoding CGNR zinc finger domain-containing protein, producing MVFTHDTEESLQAAVVLVNASEPPVTITTVADLDAFFAGQGYTGRHDSTQVELDEVLGLQPRLRELLTADRDSAVGLVNDMLAAAGAVPQLVRHPPADWHIHAVPSDAPLATRILVETAMAMIDVIRDDELSRLAVCADDDCQGIVLDLSRNRSRRYCSTTCSNRNAQAAHRARRAGQSATV from the coding sequence GTGGTTTTCACTCATGACACCGAGGAATCGCTCCAGGCCGCCGTCGTGCTCGTGAACGCGAGCGAGCCCCCCGTCACGATCACCACCGTGGCGGACCTCGACGCGTTCTTCGCCGGGCAGGGCTACACCGGTCGGCACGACAGCACCCAGGTCGAGCTGGACGAGGTGCTGGGGCTGCAGCCGCGGCTGCGCGAGCTCCTCACCGCTGACCGGGACTCGGCTGTCGGGCTGGTGAACGACATGCTCGCGGCAGCCGGAGCCGTCCCGCAGCTCGTGCGGCACCCGCCGGCCGACTGGCACATCCACGCCGTGCCCAGCGACGCGCCGCTCGCGACGCGCATCCTGGTCGAGACGGCGATGGCGATGATCGACGTGATCCGGGACGACGAGCTGTCCCGCCTCGCGGTGTGCGCCGATGACGACTGCCAGGGGATCGTCCTGGACCTGTCCCGCAACCGCTCGCGCCGCTACTGCTCCACGACCTGCAGCAACCGCAACGCGCAGGCGGCCCACCGGGCGCGCCGCGCGGGTCAGTCCGCGACCGTGTAG
- a CDS encoding DMT family transporter — MGPVTPDTNKPSTRLPRHLTLGLVFAGASAVAFSLSGVFASGLLDTGWSPGAMVLVRVAIATLVVLPLGIVSLRGDWRPVRKNLGLIAVYGAVSVAGCQFAYFSAVQHMPVSPALLIEYTAPAAVVLWFWLRHGQRPTAATIGGTLLAAVGLVLVLNLVSGTPGATAVDPVGIAWALVAMLGVSTYFVINANVETGLPPLALAAGGLLTATVALGLLGVTGLMPLEYNTTSPVYAGTAVPWWLPVVGLGVITAAFAYVAGIAAGRLLGPRLSSFVGLFEVVSAIGFAWLLLGELPQPIQLVGGVLILAGVIAVQAGEKRVDPGSADEEPTGTTRPTPVQSNTVQSNDAQPNTAQPGLALPTPMEPNTARPNLARSDPTQPDLTQPDLAQPGLTLPDLTQPDLAQPDPAQPTPL; from the coding sequence ATGGGCCCTGTGACACCTGACACCAACAAGCCGAGCACTCGGCTGCCGCGTCACCTCACCCTGGGCCTCGTGTTCGCCGGCGCCTCGGCCGTGGCGTTCAGCCTGTCCGGGGTGTTCGCCAGCGGGCTCCTCGACACGGGGTGGAGCCCTGGCGCCATGGTCCTCGTCCGCGTGGCGATCGCGACCCTGGTCGTGCTGCCTCTGGGCATCGTGTCCCTGCGCGGCGACTGGCGCCCCGTCCGCAAGAACCTCGGGCTCATCGCGGTCTACGGGGCGGTGTCGGTCGCGGGCTGCCAGTTCGCCTACTTCTCGGCGGTGCAGCACATGCCCGTCAGCCCGGCGCTGCTCATCGAGTACACGGCACCAGCGGCCGTGGTCCTCTGGTTCTGGCTCCGGCACGGCCAACGTCCGACGGCGGCCACGATCGGCGGAACGCTGCTCGCCGCCGTGGGACTCGTACTGGTGCTGAACCTCGTCTCGGGCACCCCGGGCGCGACAGCCGTCGACCCGGTGGGCATCGCCTGGGCCCTGGTCGCGATGCTCGGGGTGTCCACGTATTTCGTCATCAACGCGAACGTCGAGACCGGTCTGCCGCCGCTCGCGCTGGCCGCCGGCGGCCTCCTGACCGCGACCGTGGCGCTCGGCCTGCTCGGCGTGACCGGGCTCATGCCGCTGGAGTACAACACGACGTCGCCGGTCTACGCCGGAACGGCCGTGCCGTGGTGGCTGCCGGTGGTCGGCCTCGGCGTCATCACCGCCGCGTTCGCCTACGTCGCCGGCATCGCCGCGGGGCGGTTGCTCGGCCCCCGGTTGTCCTCCTTCGTCGGGCTGTTCGAGGTCGTCTCTGCCATCGGTTTCGCCTGGCTGCTGCTGGGCGAGCTGCCGCAGCCCATCCAGCTGGTCGGTGGCGTGCTGATCCTCGCGGGCGTGATCGCGGTCCAGGCGGGCGAGAAGCGGGTCGACCCCGGATCCGCCGACGAGGAGCCCACCGGGACGACTCGACCGACGCCCGTCCAGTCGAACACCGTCCAGTCGAACGACGCACAGCCGAACACCGCACAGCCGGGGCTCGCACTGCCGACGCCCATGGAGCCGAACACCGCACGGCCGAACCTGGCCCGGTCGGATCCCACCCAGCCGGATCTCACCCAGCCGGATCTCGCGCAGCCGGGTCTCACCCTGCCGGATCTGACGCAGCCGGATCTCGCGCAGCCGGACCCCGCACAGCCGACCCCGCTCTAG
- a CDS encoding HNH endonuclease signature motif containing protein, which yields MTAVVVEAEQRVGTESPRGLVDVVADLGRIVDELVEVGGPAVLDAQELAGAGAGAGAGAGGGGAGAGAVADRLTSLSPAMRAAVHRLDVLRVSWLPRIEAHGLWATDGSRTFPAWLARREHVRFGTASRDVKAGRRLAAYLPATLAGALAGRVGPEQVRAMIDKAPTSDMRAEALAEEILVDPGVTEFEVIGSGGPGGDDGSGEGAAGDGVGDGGLDDGGNGGGGVGDGGETKRKRRLLTGEELLLTHVDLNTPDGFRRIVDRFADQADPDADERGYRIAKEREHLELAQTLGGFHIKGFLTDEHGHALSAALGSVMGKPTPGDDRTPTQRRAQALADLARTALDNGRTGSGSAVRPQISVLVSLSEMDRLVKRSSRSGGAGVGTGAGPGLAGAGAGAGAGAGAGAGAGAGAGAGAGAGGSALPSPVRSGAAFDSVPPTLVGDGRDSVVPRSLFRRLACDSAVTRVVFGPDGAVLDVGRAHRTVTGQMRRAVMARDQHCVYPSCDQPPSRCEVHHAVRHWADGGETSVANGALLCYHHHDLVDTTGVTMRWREGVGGWAFTDRHGRTIADPAAPADPVMLGDPGGAG from the coding sequence GTGACGGCCGTGGTGGTCGAGGCGGAGCAGCGGGTGGGAACGGAATCCCCGCGCGGGTTGGTCGACGTCGTCGCCGACCTGGGCCGGATCGTCGACGAGCTCGTCGAGGTGGGCGGTCCGGCGGTGCTGGACGCGCAGGAACTGGCTGGTGCTGGTGCTGGTGCTGGTGCTGGTGCTGGTGGTGGTGGTGCCGGCGCCGGTGCCGTGGCGGATCGGCTGACGTCGCTGTCGCCGGCGATGCGTGCGGCGGTGCACCGGCTCGACGTCCTGCGCGTGTCGTGGCTGCCCAGGATCGAGGCACATGGCCTGTGGGCGACCGACGGATCACGGACCTTCCCGGCGTGGCTCGCCCGGCGGGAGCACGTGCGCTTCGGCACGGCGAGCCGCGACGTCAAAGCCGGACGGCGGCTCGCGGCGTACCTTCCGGCGACCCTCGCGGGGGCACTGGCCGGCCGCGTGGGGCCTGAGCAGGTGCGCGCGATGATCGACAAGGCGCCGACGTCGGACATGCGTGCCGAGGCGCTCGCCGAGGAGATCCTCGTGGACCCCGGCGTGACCGAGTTCGAGGTGATCGGGAGTGGCGGGCCCGGAGGCGACGACGGCTCCGGCGAAGGTGCTGCCGGTGATGGAGTTGGTGACGGCGGGCTTGATGACGGTGGGAATGGTGGCGGCGGAGTTGGTGACGGCGGTGAGACGAAGCGGAAGCGCAGGCTGCTGACGGGCGAGGAACTGCTCCTGACCCACGTCGACCTGAACACGCCGGACGGCTTCCGGCGCATCGTCGACCGGTTCGCCGACCAGGCGGACCCCGATGCCGACGAGCGCGGCTACCGGATCGCCAAGGAGCGCGAGCACCTCGAGCTGGCCCAGACACTGGGCGGGTTCCACATCAAGGGATTCCTCACCGACGAGCACGGCCACGCCCTGAGCGCTGCGCTCGGGTCGGTGATGGGCAAGCCCACCCCGGGCGACGACCGGACCCCGACCCAGCGCCGCGCGCAGGCGCTCGCGGACCTGGCGCGTACGGCGCTCGACAACGGCCGGACGGGTTCCGGGTCGGCGGTCCGACCGCAGATCAGCGTGCTGGTGTCGCTCAGTGAGATGGACCGGTTGGTCAAACGGTCGAGCCGCAGCGGAGGCGCGGGTGTGGGTACGGGCGCCGGGCCAGGATTGGCTGGTGCTGGTGCTGGTGCTGGTGCTGGTGCTGGTGCTGGTGCTGGTGCTGGTGCTGGTGCTGGTGCTGGTGCTGGTGCTGGTGGCTCAGCTCTGCCCTCGCCCGTGCGGTCGGGTGCGGCTTTCGACTCGGTCCCGCCCACACTGGTCGGGGACGGTCGGGACAGCGTCGTGCCGAGGAGCCTGTTCCGTCGGCTGGCCTGCGACAGCGCCGTGACGCGGGTGGTGTTCGGCCCGGACGGTGCGGTCCTCGACGTCGGACGGGCGCACCGGACGGTGACCGGCCAGATGCGCAGGGCGGTGATGGCTCGCGACCAGCACTGCGTCTATCCGTCGTGCGACCAGCCACCGTCGCGGTGCGAGGTCCACCACGCCGTCCGGCACTGGGCCGACGGTGGCGAGACCTCCGTGGCCAACGGCGCCCTGCTCTGTTACCACCACCACGACCTGGTCGACACGACCGGCGTCACGATGCGCTGGCGCGAGGGCGTCGGAGGATGGGCGTTCACGGACCGGCACGGCAGGACGATCGCCGATCCGGCGGCACCGGCCGATCCGGTGATGCTCGGTGATCCTGGCGGTGCTGGGTGA